One window of the Eucalyptus grandis isolate ANBG69807.140 chromosome 6, ASM1654582v1, whole genome shotgun sequence genome contains the following:
- the LOC104449590 gene encoding 60S ribosomal protein L3: protein MSHRKFEHPRHGSLGFLPRKRAARHRGKVKAFPKDDPTKPCRLTAFLGYKAGMTHIVREVEKPGSKLHKKETCEAVTVVETPPMVVVGVVGYVKTPRGLRSLNTVWAQHLSEEVRRRFYKNWCKSKKKAFTKYSKQYETEDGKKNIQAQLEKIKKYATIVRVLAHTQIRKMKGLKQKKAHLMEIQVNGGTIAQKVDFAYGFFEKQIPIDAVFQKDEMIDIIGVTKGKGYEGVVTRWGVTRLPRKTHRGLRKVACIGAWHPARVSFTVARAGQNGYHHRTEMNKKVYKVGKAGQESHTAITEFDRTEKDITPMGGFPHYGLVKDDYLMIKGCCVGPKKRVVTLRQSLLKQTSRVALEDIKLKFIDTSSKFGHGRFQTTQEKQKYYGRLKA from the exons ATGTCGCATCGGAAGTTTGAGCACCCCAGGCACGGATCGCTTGGATTTCTTCCAAGAAAGAGAGCAGCCCGCCACAGAGGGAAAG TGAAGGCTTTTCCTAAGGATGATCCTACCAAGCCTTGCAGGCTCACTGCCTTCTTGGGCTACAAGGCAGGGATGACCCATATTGTCAGGGAGGTCGAAAAGCCTGGATCAA AGCTTCACAAGAAGGAAACATGTGAGGCAGTGACAGTTGTTGAAACCCCTCCAATGGTGGTGGTCGGTGTTGTGGGTTATGTCAAGACCCCTCGAGGCCTTCGCTCGTTGAACACAGTGTGGGCTCAGCATTTGAGTGAGGAAGTGAGGCGCAGGTTCTACAAGAACTGGTGCAAGTCTAAGAAGAAGGCATTCACCAAATACTCAAAGCAGTATGAAACTGAAGATGGAAAGAAGAACATCCAAGCTCAGCTtgagaaaattaagaaatatgCAACTATTGTTCGTGTTTTGGCTCACACCCAG attagaaagatgaaGGGATTGAAGCAGAAGAAAGCACACTTGATGGAAATCCAGGTCAATGGTGGGACTATTGCTCAAAAGGTGGACTTTGCATATGGCTTTTTTGAGAAGCAAATTCCCATTGATGCTGTGTTCCAGAAGGATGAGATGATTGACATCATCGGAGTGACCAAGGGTAAAGGTTATGAAGGTGTTGTCACCCGGTGGGGTGTAACTCGTCTTCCTCGTAAGACTCACAGGGGTCTAAGGAAGGTTGCCTGTATTGGTGCGTGGCATCCTGCTAGGGTCTCATTCACAGTTGCTAGGGCTGGTCAGAACGGGTACCACCACCGCACTGAGATGAACAAGAAGGTCTATAAAGTTGGCAAGGCTGGTCAGGAGTCCCACACTGCTATCACTGAGTTTGACAG GACTGAGAAAGACATAACTCCAATGGGCGGCTTTCCACACTATGGCTTGGTGAAAGATGATTATTTGATGATCAAGGGATGCTGTGTTGGACCCAAGAAAAGGGTGGTGACACTCCGACAGTCCTTGCTCAAGCAAACCTCTCGTGTGGCTCTGGAGGACATCAAGCTCAAGTTCATCGACACCTCTTCCAAGTTTGGGCATGGCCGCTTCCAGACAACGCAAGAGAAGCAGAAGTATTATGGACGCTTGAAGGCATAA